The DNA region CCTGTCTAATCTGAATTATAATTTCCGGATAAATTCCGGTTCTATTTCAACGGATACGGCCCGGTTCAACAACTCCACGCCCACCACAAATTTTCCCATTTTCCCCTGTCTGGAAATGAATATACCCTGAGCGCCTTGCAAAGGCCCCCTTTCAATCACTACCCGATCTCCTTCCCGGACAAAGGGGTGGGGGAAAAGAGGCTGCAGGCTGTCCACGGCAATCTGTATGGAACGGATCTCCTCTTCCGGAACGGGAATCGGCTTACCTTCCACGGTCAAGGCCTTGACCACCCCGGAGGTTTTCAACACCTCCCAATACAGTTTAAGTTCCCAGGGAATACAGAA from Deltaproteobacteria bacterium includes:
- a CDS encoding UpxY family transcription antiterminator, which produces MNDKENWYAIYTKSHYEQKVYQALTDKSISAFLPRIETMSRRLDRKKKIWLPLFPGYVFFCIPWELKLYWEVLKTSGVVKALTVEGKPIPVPEEEIRSIQIAVDSLQPLFPHPFVREGDRVVIERGPLQGAQGIFISRQGKMGKFVVGVELLNRAVSVEIEPEFIRKL